In Capra hircus breed San Clemente chromosome 5, ASM170441v1, whole genome shotgun sequence, the DNA window CGGAATATTTCAGTGAAAAAGTTTGTAAAGTGTTAGGAGTTAAAAACCTGCTTCGTATCTCATATGGAGATACGAGGCCACCTGTAGCCTGTACCGCTGCTTTCGGACTACCAGCCTGCAGTCCGCTTAAAACTCCGTTAAGTGTTTACCTGCCGCGCGCCGCTGTGGGCACTTTGACTTTCCCGCTGGAAAGTTTTGCGAAGTGCAGCATGTCGGTCTGtttcaaataatattattttcctgGCCAagatgttgcttttttttttttttttttttgtaatggaaACTATGGTAAACGTTGGCCTTATGATGACCCTGGAGAGCTTGCAGTTTGGGGACAGTGACGTTGAGAAATAATGGATCAAATTCTGTATTTATGGGGTTGCAGATGAGGCTGTCCTGGGTATCTTGGAGACCATAACCTGGGAGTAGAGGGACAAAAGTGAGGGTGGTCCTCTTCAAATCCTGAGCTAGCGAATTTGGAATTTGAGTGTGCTGAGAAAAAGTACAGAAGGTGTTCACTGGGGCTTTTTAGGTGAATTCTTCAAAAGAAAACCTGGTAACTGACTCCTTTCGTAAGACTTTTATaaacttacattttatttttaggaaattcAGTAAAATGAGGTTTTATTATGAACGTCTCactctttcatttttcagtttaggACGTTACATTCATAGtaagcctttttttcccctccaaattaaaaacataaatacagaaaatgagATACTGGCAAAATTCCTTTTAAGTGTTATAGTAATTGACACGTCTATTGTTTTTTCTTGATGTTAAGCCTAAGTGTTTTGCATACTGGTATCATTATCCCGCTACAAATTATCAAAATtaacttctgttttaaaaatagcttgtatatatgtatacatatcacTTTTTAATTAGGTGGGACAATCTGGAAAGGATGTGAAACCCAATATGACTAGCTTTGTTTACTCAAGAGCCCAAGTTAGTTTCTCTTTCAGGTTTGTTTTTACAGTTGAGGCTGGTTAACCGGAAGAAATGTACGCTTCAGCTTGTGAAAGTGAATTCATTATTCTCACAGTATgttcattttataataaatgggCAGTTTAAAAATGTGTCCATAAGACCTTATTACTTTTAAAGTGTCCTTGCTGAGCAAGTTGGTCTGAGATTGCCATAAAATAATTCTCAAAGGCCTGGAGTTTCTAGGATGGCATTTCCTGATGAAGTAGGTCTTTTACTAAAGGGGAGGGGAGGCCGACATTTTATTAAGCTGACAATTCTTTACCTTTTTTACAAATCAATATTTGAACGAATATTGTGCTcgataatcattttaaaaaaccaacCTTATGCTCTGACAAATCATCCATAAACACAATTcatttgaggtttttttctttttttcttgctaaaAATGGGATGTTGTTTTCCTGGGCAGTTGGCTGATTTTCAACATTTATCAAAACATTTGAAAGCAGAGGCATAGCTACTTGTTTTCTCGTAAGCAGGAGTTGTTTCTAAAGCTTCAGTAATTTCTGTACCAAAGACTCTTTAATTGgtaagaaaatatgtatttacacttgaaagaaaaacataaatgaatTACTGGGAGCACTTTTGACCACGAAgcattgtaaaaataaataaacagaacacAGTTTTCAAAGGACTTCATCCTTTGTTAACCTCTCAAAAAGTTAGTGAAGTTAGCATTGCTGAGTACAAATGTCTTATGAAATGTTCTATAGTGGTTTGTTAATTATTCCTCACCAGTGTGTAATGAAATGATTATTCTCTGAAGGTCAGATAATCTGTGATGCAGAAAGGATGGGAGTTCATTACTTCAGCCTAATTTGAACTCAGCTTGCTTAGCACTGGGTTTTTGGATTTGTGTAGTCTTCCAcatattagggacttccctgatggctcagactgtaaagcgtctgcctgcaatgtgggagacctgggtttgatccctgggtcgggaagatccctggagaaggaaatagcaacccactctagtattctacctggaaaatcccatggacggaggaccctggtgggctacagtccatgcagtcgcaaagagtcgggcatgactgagcgagttcactttttCCACATAAGACTTTAAGTAAGACCTCAGTGAGAAGGGTGAACCTCTTACTGAGTTAAGAGGGGTGAATTTATACTCAGTCATCTATGTGCACTCATCTAACTTTTTGTGattatgaatattcattaggacaTGGGTCTAGTATTTTGGAACCTTCATAAgctaactggagaaggcaatggcaccccactccagtactcttgcctggaaaatcccatggacggaggagcctggtaggctgcggtccatggggtggctaacagtctggcacgactgagtgacttcacttttgcttttcactttcatgtactggagaaggaaatggcaacccactccagtgttcttgcctgaagaatcccagggatgggggagcctggtgggctgccgtctatggggtcacacagagtcggacacgactgaagcgagttagcagcataAGCTAACTACTGTAGAAGGATATTGGATAGTTAGCCCTGATTTCAGCCTCATCTTGATCTTTTCATCTAATGTTTGTTGGTTACATCTGTTccataaatactttttatttgcCAAGTGCTGGAGATGAAATTTTGAACTAGACAAGGTCCTCAATCTCATGAAACTTAAATTCTAGTGGTATGGGTGTGGAAGAGAGATGATAAGCAAATAAATGACAGTTTCAATTAGTGATGTTCCAATAAAAGTAAAGCACAAGAATGGAATAGAGTGATGGAGGTTGGGTAGAAGGGATCTCTCAAGAGGTGACATTTGGGTTGAGACCTGGGTGAAAGAGTCAGTCATTTGAAGAACTGGAAGAGCAGATGCACAGGCCCAGAGGCTGCAGTGAGATTGATCTGTTTTAGAGGAAGGAGTGGAAAGCTCATGTAGATGGAGAACAGTGAGTGAGAGGATGAGTGGGGTAGGTCAGATGTCGGGCTTTGGAGGCCATGTTAAGGCCAATTCCAAGGTCAAATAGAAGCCATTGGAGGGTTCTCAGCAGAGGAATGATGTGATACAATGTGTATTTTGAAGAGAATATATTTCATTGACTCTCAGTTGCCATCAGCCCTCAGATGCACATTCTTAAGTCACACTAAATGAAAACAGGCTGTCCATTAAGCTATGATATGTCATCAATTTTAAGATGCATCCCTTTTCCAAAGATGACAAAGTATAAAAAAGTATGTGTCTTAGAATTGATGAAAACATGGATTAATGATAGAGAATTACTGATCCTGTCCCTCAGGCTGGAATCTGTAATGCAGGCATTTAGTgagaagaacaaataattttgatAGTTTTCCTAGactttggctttcttttttatctctgttttgttttgttttcattgccgTTGCTGGGGCCATACCGTGTGCTCTGTATATGTTTCAAATGTGTTATACTGGGGCTGGCGGCAATAGGTAGCTCTTACTGTCCTTATTCATCTTTCTTGGCAGTTCCGATGCCCGGTTTGCAATTACATTGAACAACAAGGATGCCCTCACTGGAGATGAAGAGACCTTGGCTTCATATGGGATTGTTTCTGGGGACTTGATATGTTTGATTCTTGAAGATGCCATTGCAGCACCTAACTTACCTTCATCCACAGTTTCAGAGCATTCCTCACTGCAGAATAATGACCAACCCTCTTTGGCCGCCAGCTCCAGTCAGTCCAGCATACAGGATGCACAACTGCATGACTCACTCCAAGGACAGGCAGCCCAACCTGAAGCCTGGAATGATGACAGTGTGGTGGGTATTCATATCAAAACAAGAAGTAGAATAGTTGATAAATCATACtgaatagctcaactgaattctGTACTAGTCAGGATGATTACCATCAGTAGACTAAAGAGTATATTCctatagaaatttttttaaattactttatttattaagtatagttgatttacacattccttatttcattgtatttggGAATTCATCTAGTACTGATTGAATCTTTAAAGAGAAACAGGGAGAGTATGGTATCAGATGCTAATATTAGCTCTAAATTGCATTACTGTCACTTGTCCACTCACTGGTCAATGACATGTGACAAACGGTCTGTTTAGAGAGGTGGTGCTAAACATTTTTTCTCGTTTGCACATGCATGAAGACTATGATAAGTGTTTATATCAGGATGGCTCAGAGAGTGCCTGTGGCTCTCATGGAGTGGGTGTAAAGTTTGATAAGCTCACCAGAGGGTTTTGATATCTTCCTCCCATGTCATTATTAGCCTAGGGTAACCTTTAAAAACATTCTTCTCACATATATTCTCTCCCACACATCTATCAGTAAGTAATAAATGACCAAAAGTTAGGCATAAGAAGCAAAGAGTGTATATTCAGAGATACCTCAGTTTTATTGGGCTTTGCAGACACTGTGTTTTACAAACTGAAGGACTATGGAAACTGTGTCAAGCAAGTCTGTTGGtgtcatttttccaacagcatttgcttgcttctatctctgtgtcacatttagtaattctcacaatagtttaaacatttttgtcattatatttttatacctttttaattttatttttgtcatttaaaaaatattttgacatttgTATTTTGTTATGATTTGTGAtctgtgatctttgatgttactattgcaaaaTGGTTATGACTCACTGAAGACTCATTTGATGggtagcattttttagcaataaagtattttttaattaagagtgTCTACATTGTTTAGACATATTGCTACTGTACACTTAATAAGTGCCACATAGTGTAACATAGCTCTTATGTGCACTGGGGAACCAAAAAAGTTTTGTGACctactttattgcaatatttgctttcTTGCAATGGTCTGGAACCCAGCCTGAAACATTTCCAGGTATGCCTGTAATTCACAGTTTTGTCAGGTAAGTGATTTTAATGAGTATTTTCTCCTTCCTCAAAGGAAGGAGCCTTTTAGGAGGCTTATTTTTAGGTAGTGTGGATTGTCATTGTCCCCTGGGTTTTTAACAGGTGAATGTGGGTCTTTACAAGCTATCAGGGCTCAGATCCTCAAGGATTTTGAAAGAACAGCCTCTTGCTCCCTTACATTCTTCCACCATTTTACTCATAAAATGTAACTTTACTTTCTTCTGCTCCTTTTCTAATGgaaataaacttaaaaagaagaaatgtgcTTTGCATTAAGAGTTGAGCACATGCCTAGGAAGTAGTCTTTCTGAGTAAAATTAATGTAGCTAACTCAATCTTACTGAAGCAGTGTTACTATGTCAGAAAGCTCCGAACTATGAGTCTGGCGATCTTAgatcatttcaaatttttattagcTGGTAACCTTGGTTATATTATTTAATCTGAATCAAAATTATAGCATGTATAAAAAGGTGACCTCATCTGTCTTGCCTATTTTTGTCTGGGGTAAATTAGAAGACACTGAAAAACATGAAATTGTAAGATATTATCTTTAATCATTTGTTCGGCAAGCATTTattgtacctactgtgtgccagatacTGTTCTTATGTTACAAAAGTGGGTGACATGTCTATTCCTTTCTAAGCTTCTTGTCATAGTTGGATATAGACATGAAATCAGAAAATTGCAATACAGGGTGGTGAAGTGCAATAATCAAGACCTTTGCAAGGTAGAAAGATAGTCTGTTGTAATACTTGAAGAGGTGGGGGGATACCAGAATGGAGAGGGAGGGACTGCAGAACCTGAACTTGATACAGAGTCAGGGGTCAGGTGATGAAGGGCCTTGTACGCTAAGGGGTTTAGGAGGTTGGACTTTATTTTGTAGACCTGCATTTCTCAGCATGTCCTCTATGGAAAACTTGTCTAATGAGATTAAAAGTAAGTGTTATGGGGATGCTGAATGTTGAGGACGGAGAATAGTACTTCTTGGTTAAATGTTGGGCATGCTTTTTATTATTCCTGGACTTCTCAGAGCTTTATAATGCCGGAATGTATTTTGTGGATATAGAGGGTGAGGTTAGGAGGCTGTGACATGTAGCATTTTCCATACTCATTTGATTGTAGAcctcttttttccccaagaataTTTAGGGTCAGGTTCCAAGGCACAATACAGGCCCAGTGGTGCTATCTGCATAGGGGAAGTACTGGCAAGTTTAAGCTGGGACATAGGACATAACTGGATTCTCGGTTGTCAGAAAACTCTAGCAGCAGTGGGTGGAGTGTCTTGGGAGACAAGAAAGTGGAGTCCAGGGATACCTGGGGAGGCTGTTGCTGGAGATTAGGAGATAAATGAGTCTGAAGTACCACTGGGGTAGAAAGGGGCAGATTTTAGAGAGATTTAGGAGATAGATTCAGTGGAACTTGGATAACTACTTATGTTGAGGTGGGGCTTATAAGGTTGAGGGGGAAGTCTAGGATGATTTCAGGTTTTTGGCAAACCAgccaaaattcagttcagttcagtcgctcagtagtatccgaatctttatgacaccatgaactgcagcgtgccaggcctccctgtccatgaccaactcccagagcctacccaaactcatgtccattgagtcggtgatgccatccaaccatctcatcctctgtcgtccccttctcctcctgccctcaatcttttccagcatcagggtcttttcaaatgagtcatttcttcgcatcaggtggccaaaatattggagtttgagctttaacatcagtccttccagtgaacacccaggactgatctcctttaggatggactggttggatctgcttgtagtccaagggactctcaagagtcttctccagcaccgcagttcaaaagcatcaattctttggcactcggctttctttatagtccagctctcgcatccatacatgactactggaaaaaccatagccttgactagatggacctttgttggcaaactaatgtctctgctttttaatatgctgtctaggttggtcataagtttccttccaaaatTAATGGAGATcaaaagaaaatcccatggacagaggaacctggtgggctacagtccctgaagccacaaagagtcggacctgactgactgagcatgcacacaagacATTCAGGAGGGAGGAGCAGATTGCAGGCTTATTCATGGTTTGGGAGCCCTCGCAGAAAATGGGTACCATTTCTGAGCTCAGTAAAGTGCTTTAGCTCTGAGCTCTAATCTCAGTTCACTTAGGATACAAAATATACTGTGAAAAAAACGAAAGTCTATTTAATGAATTCATTGTTTTTGTTATCCTTTTCAGTTGGGGCCTGGTCAGCATTTTGAAGCTGAGTCAGTTCCAGATGTTGTGGATGTGGAGGAGGGTGCAGGTTTCTACCCCGCAGAGCCAATGCTCTGCAGCGAATCAGTGGAGGGGCAAGTGCCACATTCATTGGAGATCCTGTATCAGTCAGCTGACTGTTCGAACCCCTGCGATGCCCTGATAGTATCCATACATCTTCTCATGTTGGAGTCGGGTTACATACCGCAGGTGAGGTTACGGCCGAGAACAAAAGTTTCCTGTTAGAAAAGGGGTTATGTTCTAGATTTCTTTCTTAAAGGTGTCTGGGTATTAATGTAAACTGTCGAAGACAATGCTGAGCATACCAGTAGGCAGTCAGTAAATgttcccttccctctttccttttttcctccttcatttcCTTGTCAGCTTTTAGTTAGTATTGTGACATGTACAGTTTAAAAAATCCCAAAAGATTATATATGATAATATGTGGTCAGTGCACGTGGACTGTGTATGACTAGATAGATGGCTCAccgggttatttttttttttatgttagtgGTTCTATGAATTGCCACTAACCTTAATATGACTCAGTTAGGAAGAGAGACCTTGTTCTTACGTTGTTGTTGcttacattcattcattcctatCCATTCAACAACTATCTGCCAGTGTCCAGTGCACTGCTGTGTCTCTGCTGTCAGCTTGCTTCCTGTCCAAATGGAGGAGAAAGACAAGTAACCGACTGGTGCGTTGTATTGGCTGAATTGTAGGAGAAGCGTATATGTGTAGAGGATACCATGCCAGAGAGTCACACAGGAGAACATTGAGAAGTTTTTCAAACTTGAATGTGCATAAGAATACCCACAGGATCTTATTAAATGCTGATTCTGATTGAATAAGTCTAGGGTGGAGCCTGAGATAGTAGTGAGCACTCTCCACCTAATAACGATGCTGCTGATCTGCGGGCCATGCTATGAGTAACGAGAATGTAGAGTAATTCAGTGATCAGCTAACACGGGGACCATGCCATGCGCTGAGTCAGGATTTAGAATATATAGATGCTGGGACAATCTTTATCCTCAAGGAGTCTAAGTgggaagaaagaagtgaaaagcagattACAATGTATTATGGTAAATAATAGAAGCATTGCAATGGAAATACATACAGAATGTTAGGGGGTGAGAGGGTAGGAATGACAGCAAGGATTTGTTTTGAAAAAGGCTTCACAAAAGAAGCGGCCTTTGAGCTGGGCTCTTGAATAATGATATGGCTCTGCAAGGCAGATAAGTGAAATTTTGAAGTGAGAAATCAGTTTCCATCTCTGATATTTTATCTATTTGGACCAAACTTTTGATGGTGGataatataacattttttttctatcacaGTTTTATTAATGATTTGATAAACTTTATTAAAGGGACTGTGTGGAATACTTATTTGCAGACAGGTAAGGGGCCTCttgtgtttttcatctttttgagAGTAGTgcactgtccttcattatctgtTTCCCTCTGTTTCATGTCGTCGCCCAGGGGACTGAAGCCAAAGCTCTGTCCATGCCGGAGAACTGGAGGTTGGGGGGCGTGTATAAGCTGCAGTACACGCACCCTCTCTGCGAGGGTGGCTCTGCTGCGCTCACCTGTGTGCCTTTGGGAAACCTCATCGTCATAAATGGTAACTAGCTGGAGGAATCATGCTTGTTAAGCTTATGGATCTTTATATGTTTCTCTCCGAACACTTTGCAGCCACTTCAGTGATTGGCTGTTGTGATAGGTAACTAGATGGCAGAGTCATGCTTGTTAGTTTATGGATCTTTACATGTTTCTTTCCAAATGCTTTACAGCCACTTCAGTGATTGGCTGTCACAATACAGCTAGGAGTCTTTATCAAGTTTGTTTGATCCCTAGACCACTAATCACACAGGGGCCAAAAGGTTACAGAATACAGGGCTAATCATGCTGCTATGTCACAGCCTAACTTGCAAGGTCACAGCTATCAAATAGTGAATGTGAGGTGGTAATTTTTGCTtcagtttcttataaaaacaGCTCAACAACACTTCAACAATATATTAACCTTTATTTACTAGTCTTAAGATACTTAATATAGAGAATAGCTGctaaatgtgttagtttctgatgtttTGTTCCTTTACTAATTCTCGACAAATCAGCTGCTTGTGGACTTAGTGGCAGACAGCCATTCCAGAAGCATTCCAGGCCGAGTTCTTTGAGAAGGAGCAGTGTGTCCTTAAATCTTTCCTTTACCCGAGACATCCTGCTCAGTGCACATGTGCACGAGCACATCACTGGTTCTTTcatagaatgaaatgaaatgcgCCTTTGTGTATAGGATTAAAAAATGAACCTTCTGGTGATGTCAAGAATATTGGTCCTCTGGGTCTAGAGagagatgatactgtgaaagctAGCAGGATTCTTTTAATAAACAAGGGAAGACTCATTGCCAAgagttaaacaaaaaataaatagagtTTTTAGTGACCTCGTTACAAATAATGATTGTATTGTGTTTACCTGTCTTTTAACCTTGTTGCATATCTTTCAATTATTAATAAGCTGCTGTTGGTAGTACTTACTGGGGTTCATATAAAGGTGTCTACTGTAGCTTTAAAAATGTTGTCTTACTTAACGGGATTAAGCAGAGAGCAGTTTGTATAATGTGCCTGTATACTGGGGGCAAGGGAATGAATGCAAGTCTATACGGAAAAGCAAAGCAGTTGATAAAATgacagaactttttcatcatctttcTTTTGCTATTTCAGCTACTCTAAAAATCAACAATGAGGTTAGAAGTGTGAAAAGACTGCAGCTGCTGCCAGAATCTTTTATTTGCAAAGAGGAATCAGGTATTGTAACAGTGATTTAGCTTTTGGGATAAAGGTTTAAGAggttcatgcaaaaaaaaaaaaaccagaaagatAATGCTCAAAGACTTAAAATTTCTGGATGAGCCTAAAGCAAATACAAGACAATattacagagtttcagtttctttcctgtttctgtttGGATCTTGGATGCTAAATTATAGTTATACTGCCATTAtgccatataaatatataagtatacaGCCAAATTATATTTAGCATCATTATGGAATGATGCTATTATATAATGCATTACACAGGATTGATACTTCATAATTTCTGAATTAAATCTTTGGATTTTTCTAGCATTGCATTTAACCAGTATGGAAAGGAACTATGTTTTGTGGAAACCATACAGTATAACTGCATTATGAAAGGTCATTAAAGGAAAAACTGTACTCAAAATGTTTGCTTAAACTTACATAAATTTGGTTATTGTTTTATACAGAGTGGAACTTCAAAAGTTTTTATTCTAGGTGTGATTTTGCTTGTATTCTATTAGATGCAAAGaagatagtttttcttttttcagttaaaCCCAAAGTGTAACTGACAGGTAGGCAGTTGAAAGAGAAGAGATGATGTGGGAAGGGAATTAACATCTTTTGGAATACTTCTTTTTTGCTAGACACGTGCCTTTATGGATGTATTTTTCATCTTGTCCTCATAGTAAAGTCAGGCAGGTTTTAAAatcgggtgggggtggggactggTGTGATACCTTATAGCAGGGAAATGGCATTTACAGCAGTGTCTTTTAGGGTAGGCTACCTATATCTAGATCTTTGCTTTGAAGGCCTTGAGATCTCTCCCAGGGGAGGTCAGACTCTGAGAGACTAACTTATATGAACTGAAGTTGATAGGAAAGAGAGACCtcagaatatgtatttttaatggtCTGTGAACAATTAATGTCATaccaggccagtgtttctcaatcATTTTTTCATTATCAATCCCCTAAGGAGGCTTTGTACACAATCCCCCACCCCAACTTCCAAATCATTCTCCCtgatgaaattttaatttcatagatacagtatatatttgtatactATGGCCCTTTTGAGGGTCACAAACCAATGTAATAGCTAGGATTTTTGCTTGGTTGGAGGCAGTATTATTTCTTTTGAGAATGCATGAACTAGACTGATGAATCTGTACAGATGGTCTTACCATTAAGACCAGAAAATCTTGAGATTCCTTGGCTACAACACTGTATATTCATCACTGTACTATGGAGGTCCTTACTGTGGGGAGTAGAAATACTCTTCGTTACAGCAGTAAAGGTTTTTATGCCCATTTTCTAGATCAGGAaacaggtctgctgctgctgctgctgctaagttgcttcagtcgtgtctgactctgtgcgaccccatagatggcagcccaccaggctcccccgtccctgggattctccaggcaagaacactggagtgggttgccatttccttctccaatgcataaaagtgaaaagtgaaagtgaagtcgctcagtcatgtccgacccttcgtgaccccatggactgcagcccaccaggctcctctgtccatgggattttccagacaagagtactacagtggggtgccatcgccttctctgggaaACAGGTCTAGAGGAGGTTAAATTACTTCAAGGACAGAGTTAATAAACAGTAGAATTTAGGATTGGAGTAGATATGGCTCCTCAGCCTATTTTTTAAGAACAGTGTTTATAGCACTGTTGCTCAGATTATTTGATTTATGTTAAgtaagaaataagtgaaaaaggaggaagaaagttaATACCGTTAGATTACAAGTTTGTGTgaatgcatgttaagtcacttcagttgcgtccgactctttgtgaccctttggattgtagcccaccaggctcctttgtccatggcatttttcagacaagaatactggagtgggttgccattttccttctccaggggatcttcctgacccaggtattgaacccacgtctcctgtgtctcctgcattgcaggcggattctttatcacctgagccatcagggaagccaccagTTTACGGATTGTATTAATTTAGTATTTTCAGTATGTACTTTGTATGTTGGGTAGGAGTATGCTGCTCATTCGACAgtcatttaaatcatttttactgTGGCTTATAATGTAGTACCTAGTATATGCTCTGTACTGTTACTTatccttttatttataaattcctAATCACTTCTTTAGTGGGTCCATTAAAGAAAGATTTTGTTTAAAGAGAATTCAGCCTTCAGAGTTACACAGTGTATACTTCCTCTTCTACTGGAGACTTCAGTTCATTTCTCTTTATGTAGGAATTATTTGTGAAAACTTACTTACCACTTTGATTTGGTTTGGCAGAAGTAGAGGATACCATTTCAAGTTTTTCCATTTGCTATTGTGTTTTGacttttcatttaataaatattctagGGGAAAATGTAGCCATGATATACAAAGATCTTCAGAAACTCTCTCGCCTCTTCAAAGACCAGCTGGTGTATCCTCTTCTGGCTTTTACCCGGCAAGGTGAGAAATTATAAATTATCACAGGCTGAAGGGCTGGAAAGAATCGGAAGTTCACTTATGTTTAAGGATGACATGTGACTCTTCCCTCTTTTCTGCTCCTAGTGAAATCCTGCTCTCTTAAGCTTAAATGCTAATTCCTTAATCGCTATTCACATCCTCTGTGTATCTTCACTGCATTTTATGTGTATCTTTATTATAGCCCTTTTCCCACTGTATCATAATTTTTCACATGATTTCTTTTCACCTAAGGTTATGAATTACCCTGAAAGCAGGGAAATATGTCTTACTCTCTTTTGTATTCTCATGGCCTGGCACACGGTCTGGCC includes these proteins:
- the FBXO7 gene encoding F-box only protein 7 isoform X2; its protein translation is MAQRPEGSELIQVSEHSSLQNNDQPSLAASSSQSSIQDAQLHDSLQGQAAQPEAWNDDSVLGPGQHFEAESVPDVVDVEEGAGFYPAEPMLCSESVEGQVPHSLEILYQSADCSNPCDALIVSIHLLMLESGYIPQGTEAKALSMPENWRLGGVYKLQYTHPLCEGGSAALTCVPLGNLIVINATLKINNEVRSVKRLQLLPESFICKEESGENVAMIYKDLQKLSRLFKDQLVYPLLAFTRQALNLPDVFGLVVLPLELKLRIFRLLDVRSVLSLSAVCRDLCITSNDQLLWRCLYLRDFRDGSIRGRDTDWKELYKKRYRQRKEAQRGRHAMFLPSSPHPIPFYPSPLHPRPFPPSSLLPPGIIGGEYDQRLTLPYVGDPINSLIPGPGETPSQFPPLRPRFDPVGPLPGPNPILPGRGGPNDRFPLRPSRGWPTDSRLPFM
- the FBXO7 gene encoding F-box only protein 7 isoform X1, which encodes MKLRVRLQKRTWPLDMPEAEPTLGQLRAHLSQALLPTWGYSSDARFAITLNNKDALTGDEETLASYGIVSGDLICLILEDAIAAPNLPSSTVSEHSSLQNNDQPSLAASSSQSSIQDAQLHDSLQGQAAQPEAWNDDSVLGPGQHFEAESVPDVVDVEEGAGFYPAEPMLCSESVEGQVPHSLEILYQSADCSNPCDALIVSIHLLMLESGYIPQGTEAKALSMPENWRLGGVYKLQYTHPLCEGGSAALTCVPLGNLIVINATLKINNEVRSVKRLQLLPESFICKEESGENVAMIYKDLQKLSRLFKDQLVYPLLAFTRQALNLPDVFGLVVLPLELKLRIFRLLDVRSVLSLSAVCRDLCITSNDQLLWRCLYLRDFRDGSIRGRDTDWKELYKKRYRQRKEAQRGRHAMFLPSSPHPIPFYPSPLHPRPFPPSSLLPPGIIGGEYDQRLTLPYVGDPINSLIPGPGETPSQFPPLRPRFDPVGPLPGPNPILPGRGGPNDRFPLRPSRGWPTDSRLPFM